One window of Gloeothece citriformis PCC 7424 genomic DNA carries:
- a CDS encoding calcium-binding protein, whose protein sequence is MATIYGNDFANIIDGTINADNIYALSGNDDVFGGDGNDYIDGGDGNDILDGWNGNDILDGWNGNDTLYGWNGNDTLYGWNGSDYLYGEAGNDYLYGEADNDYLTGGSGNDYLSGSSGNDTLVGWGGSADIDTLVGGTGADRFILGESWGSYYIGSGYAIISDFIWSEGDKIQVKSGGITTSTISLVGSSALDTAIYKNGDLIGVVQDKSGGAIIPSVDFIYV, encoded by the coding sequence ATGGCTACTATTTACGGAAACGACTTTGCTAATATCATCGACGGAACTATAAACGCTGATAATATATACGCTTTAAGTGGCAACGATGATGTTTTCGGAGGGGATGGCAATGACTACATTGACGGAGGGGATGGCAATGACATTCTTGATGGTTGGAATGGCAATGACATTCTTGATGGTTGGAATGGCAATGACACTCTTTACGGTTGGAATGGCAATGACACTCTTTACGGTTGGAATGGTAGTGACTACCTTTATGGAGAAGCCGGCAACGACTATCTTTATGGAGAAGCCGACAATGATTATCTCACTGGTGGCTCAGGTAATGACTATCTCAGTGGTAGCTCAGGCAATGATACTCTAGTGGGTTGGGGAGGTTCTGCTGATATTGACACTTTAGTGGGAGGAACAGGAGCAGATAGATTTATTTTAGGAGAATCTTGGGGTAGCTATTATATAGGTAGTGGATACGCTATTATCAGCGATTTCATTTGGAGTGAAGGAGATAAAATTCAAGTTAAAAGTGGAGGGATTACCACAAGCACTATAAGCTTAGTTGGTAGTTCGGCTCTTGATACAGCTATTTATAAAAATGGTGATTTAATTGGTGTCGTCCAAGATAAATCAGGTGGTGCTATCATCCCTTCAGTCGATTTTATTTACGTTTAA
- a CDS encoding IS200/IS605 family accessory protein TnpB-related protein, with protein MGQKKSLKASLTRISRSKIKTDKPVYQMLRGIESKIEYHPFLEDWGNSYQSILRAALNDRQKGLSETEIEKSYQKKYNIQWAWADSLATNATAVFDQLTTAKINQIEQIETELKTGLIKSQEQIEKLEISLSNPNRKNTRNLTKKLLGLKSKLQRLQRKKQQLEQLKQSKRLHICWGSKKLFNAQYHLEENGYSSHDEWFYDWRKKRGGNFYSVGKGSVDGNNPVTKIHHSSEDIFTVTITVPRCYQDTYGQNLTLKFEVTQARKHDLLYALEANKPVTVQIFRREHKDDQWYIHLSTYIQAVPYISSLKNGCLGIDLNANSIDLVYIKRDGNLHQIQGQKTVFSWEIPTGTTGQVEAALRDIVAEIVRIAESFQCPVACEDLDFSKKKASLRHQSKKYSRMLSGFVYDKFRSFLVARAEKYGIEVIFKNPFATSVIGLIKYMPKYGLNSASAAAMVIARRALGYSERIPSSYLSLICPELPEDGSGHSWSQWGKICKLLNLQKIPRHSLFEPAKVLEVLQIAVSRTKEAQYKPEYGEESQIYFFISSSLKQ; from the coding sequence ATGGGGCAGAAAAAATCTCTAAAAGCATCTTTAACAAGAATTAGTCGGTCAAAAATCAAGACTGATAAACCCGTTTATCAAATGCTGAGAGGGATTGAGAGTAAGATAGAATACCATCCCTTTTTAGAAGACTGGGGTAACTCTTATCAGAGTATTTTACGTGCTGCCTTAAACGACCGACAAAAAGGTTTATCAGAAACAGAAATAGAGAAAAGTTACCAGAAAAAGTATAATATTCAATGGGCATGGGCTGATAGTTTAGCCACAAATGCTACTGCTGTGTTTGACCAATTAACGACAGCTAAAATTAATCAGATAGAACAGATAGAAACCGAGCTAAAAACGGGATTAATTAAATCTCAAGAACAGATAGAAAAATTAGAAATTTCCTTGAGCAATCCTAATCGGAAAAATACCCGTAATTTGACTAAAAAGCTGCTAGGGTTAAAGTCAAAGCTACAAAGATTACAGAGGAAGAAACAACAATTAGAACAGTTAAAACAGTCAAAAAGATTACATATATGTTGGGGGTCAAAGAAGTTATTCAATGCCCAATATCATCTAGAAGAGAATGGATACTCATCCCATGATGAATGGTTTTATGATTGGAGGAAGAAACGGGGAGGAAATTTTTATAGTGTAGGAAAAGGCTCAGTTGATGGTAATAATCCTGTCACTAAAATTCATCATAGCTCAGAAGATATATTTACAGTTACCATTACAGTTCCCCGTTGTTATCAAGATACTTATGGTCAAAATTTAACCTTAAAATTTGAAGTCACGCAGGCTAGGAAACATGATTTACTCTATGCTTTAGAAGCTAATAAACCCGTTACTGTTCAAATTTTCAGGCGAGAACATAAAGACGATCAATGGTACATACATCTATCCACATATATTCAAGCTGTTCCTTACATATCTTCATTGAAAAATGGCTGTTTAGGAATCGACTTAAATGCTAATTCAATTGACCTTGTTTACATCAAAAGAGATGGAAACCTACATCAAATACAGGGACAGAAAACTGTATTTTCTTGGGAGATTCCCACAGGAACGACGGGACAAGTTGAAGCCGCTTTAAGGGATATTGTAGCTGAAATTGTAAGAATAGCTGAAAGTTTTCAATGTCCAGTGGCTTGTGAAGACCTTGACTTCAGCAAAAAGAAAGCAAGCTTAAGACATCAATCAAAAAAATATAGTCGGATGTTAAGCGGCTTTGTCTATGATAAATTTCGGTCTTTTTTAGTAGCTAGAGCCGAAAAATATGGGATTGAAGTTATTTTTAAAAACCCTTTTGCTACTAGCGTTATTGGCCTAATTAAGTATATGCCCAAATATGGGTTAAATTCGGCTTCGGCTGCTGCTATGGTCATTGCTAGACGAGCATTAGGGTACTCTGAACGAATCCCGAGTTCTTATTTATCTTTAATATGCCCGGAGCTACCAGAGGATGGTTCCGGGCATTCATGGAGTCAATGGGGGAAAATTTGTAAGCTCTTAAACTTACAAAAAATCCCTCGACACTCCTTGTTTGAGCCAGCAAAAGTCCTAGAGGTATTGCAAATTGCAGTTTCCCGAACCAAGGAGGCACAATATAAGCCCGAATATGGGGAGGAAAGTCAAATCTACTTCTTTATTAGTAGCTCCCTCAAACAGTAA
- a CDS encoding response regulator transcription factor: MSENLGFIDPLKIVVVDDHDLILNGTFNMLKQKYPKAKIYTAQTAVEVLCQVEAINPNLLVMDLCLPEKAEIKTKTDTGIQLLRTVMKNYPTLNILVQSTYIKTLVRIRPEIDSHRGGFTIADKSLPTQEILTRVDWSLQGLTHIKDLKGVHSGLEVKPEWLNLLILAFEEGLQDKAIAEQMGVSERMVRHYWTKIQDVLGVYPEEGQNIRIKTEIRAREEGLID, translated from the coding sequence ATGAGCGAAAATTTAGGATTTATAGATCCATTAAAAATTGTTGTCGTTGATGACCATGACTTAATCCTTAATGGAACTTTTAATATGTTAAAACAAAAATACCCAAAGGCAAAAATCTACACGGCACAAACAGCAGTAGAAGTTTTATGTCAAGTAGAAGCAATAAACCCTAATTTATTAGTTATGGATCTTTGTCTGCCAGAAAAAGCCGAGATTAAGACCAAAACTGATACAGGAATTCAACTACTCAGAACAGTCATGAAAAATTACCCAACTCTTAATATTCTTGTCCAAAGTACCTACATCAAAACCTTAGTCAGAATTCGGCCTGAGATTGATAGTCATAGAGGCGGTTTTACTATTGCTGATAAAAGTCTTCCTACCCAAGAAATATTAACCCGTGTAGACTGGTCTTTACAGGGATTAACTCATATTAAAGATCTTAAAGGAGTACATAGCGGATTGGAAGTTAAACCAGAGTGGTTGAACTTATTGATATTGGCTTTTGAGGAAGGATTGCAAGATAAGGCAATTGCTGAACAAATGGGAGTATCTGAACGTATGGTACGTCATTATTGGACTAAAATTCAAGATGTTTTAGGGGTTTATCCTGAAGAAGGTCAAAATATTAGAATTAAAACTGAGATACGAGCGAGAGAAGAAGGATTAATAGATTAA
- the asnS gene encoding asparagine--tRNA ligase, whose amino-acid sequence MEIRRIAEVLKQGQPEETVTIAGWVRTKRELKGFAFMEVNDGSCMANLQVVLDPQVPDYDTLVQTINTGASVVVKGNLVPSPGKGQRIELKATTVTLYGEADPQTYPLQKKRHSFEFLRTIAHLRSRTNTLGAVMRVRNACANAIHRFFQERGFLWVHTPIITASDCEGAGELFTVTSLDFNKLPRNKQQEIDFSQDFFGKRAYLTVSGQLEAEIMALAFQNVYTFGPTFRAENSNTSRHLAEFWMVEPEMAFCDLNGDQDLAEAFLKYIFKFVLDHCQEDMEFFNQRIDNTVLETAENIINNEFGRITYTEAIALLEKADRQFEYPVEWGVDLQSEHERYLAEELFKKPLIVSNYPKDIKAFYMRLNDDDKTVAAMDVLAPKIGEIIGGSQREERLDVLENRIAQMGLPPEDLWWYLDLRRFGTVPHAGFGLGFERVVQFMTGMGNIRDVIPFPRTPLSAEF is encoded by the coding sequence ATGGAAATTAGACGGATCGCAGAGGTATTAAAACAGGGACAACCAGAAGAAACGGTCACTATTGCCGGATGGGTGAGAACCAAACGAGAATTAAAAGGATTTGCCTTTATGGAAGTCAATGATGGGTCTTGTATGGCCAATTTACAAGTGGTTCTCGATCCCCAAGTCCCTGATTATGATACTTTAGTCCAAACAATTAATACCGGTGCTTCTGTAGTCGTCAAGGGAAATTTAGTTCCTTCTCCCGGAAAAGGACAGCGCATAGAACTGAAAGCGACGACAGTAACCCTATATGGAGAAGCTGATCCCCAAACTTATCCCCTACAAAAGAAACGCCACTCTTTTGAATTTCTCAGAACTATCGCCCATTTGCGATCGCGCACAAATACCCTAGGGGCAGTAATGCGGGTTCGTAATGCTTGCGCTAATGCCATTCATCGCTTTTTTCAAGAACGAGGATTTCTTTGGGTTCATACTCCCATTATTACGGCCAGTGATTGTGAAGGGGCAGGGGAATTATTTACCGTTACTAGCTTAGACTTTAATAAACTTCCCCGCAATAAACAGCAAGAAATTGACTTTAGTCAAGATTTTTTTGGCAAACGCGCCTATTTAACCGTCAGTGGGCAACTCGAAGCCGAAATTATGGCCTTAGCGTTTCAAAATGTTTATACCTTTGGGCCGACATTTCGGGCGGAAAATTCCAATACTTCCCGCCATTTAGCCGAATTTTGGATGGTAGAACCTGAGATGGCTTTTTGTGATTTAAACGGGGATCAAGATTTAGCCGAAGCTTTTCTGAAATACATTTTTAAATTTGTCCTCGATCACTGTCAGGAAGACATGGAATTTTTTAACCAGCGCATTGATAATACGGTGTTAGAAACGGCTGAGAATATTATTAATAATGAATTTGGACGCATCACTTATACTGAAGCGATCGCCTTACTCGAAAAGGCCGATCGTCAGTTTGAATATCCGGTAGAATGGGGGGTTGATTTACAATCCGAACATGAACGGTATTTAGCGGAAGAATTATTTAAAAAGCCGCTTATTGTCAGCAATTATCCCAAAGATATCAAAGCGTTTTATATGCGTCTCAATGATGATGATAAAACCGTGGCCGCAATGGATGTTTTAGCGCCGAAAATTGGGGAAATTATCGGAGGTTCTCAACGGGAAGAACGCTTAGATGTGTTAGAAAACCGAATTGCCCAAATGGGGTTACCACCAGAGGATTTATGGTGGTATCTGGATCTGCGTCGTTTTGGAACTGTCCCTCATGCGGGTTTTGGGTTAGGGTTTGAACGAGTGGTTCAATTTATGACAGGTATGGGCAATATTCGAGATGTCATTCCCTTCCCTCGTACTCCCCTAAGTGCAGAGTTTTAA
- a CDS encoding histidine phosphatase family protein, protein MTLKLYFLRHGETTASQTGTYCGKLDVELTPQGLQMAEDFANAYQDFPWTGIFSSPLKRAYYTASPLAQSVGLDIQVREGLREIHYGLWEGKTPEEVNRDYRDDYVRWLADPGWNCPTGGEKGIDIARRTSEVLEEIENTYSTGNILVVSHKSTIRIMICSLLGIDIGRYRDRIGMSVAAVTIVEMAEHGPLIEVMGDRSHLREDLRKRHGT, encoded by the coding sequence ATGACCCTAAAATTATATTTTTTACGACATGGAGAAACCACCGCCAGCCAAACCGGGACTTACTGTGGCAAACTAGATGTAGAGTTAACCCCACAAGGACTACAAATGGCGGAAGATTTCGCCAACGCTTACCAAGACTTTCCCTGGACAGGGATTTTTTCGAGTCCTTTAAAACGAGCTTACTACACCGCTAGTCCTTTAGCTCAAAGTGTTGGACTGGATATACAAGTTAGAGAAGGACTCAGAGAAATTCATTATGGACTCTGGGAAGGTAAAACCCCCGAAGAAGTTAACCGAGATTATCGTGATGATTATGTCCGTTGGTTAGCTGATCCGGGTTGGAATTGTCCGACGGGAGGAGAAAAAGGAATAGACATCGCTCGTCGCACTTCGGAAGTCTTAGAAGAAATCGAAAACACCTACTCTACTGGTAATATTTTAGTAGTATCCCATAAATCAACGATTCGGATTATGATTTGTTCCTTATTAGGCATTGATATCGGACGTTACCGCGATCGCATTGGGATGTCAGTTGCTGCGGTGACGATCGTAGAAATGGCCGAACACGGGCCCTTAATTGAAGTGATGGGCGATCGTTCTCATCTACGGGAAGATTTACGCAAACGTCATGGAACATAA
- a CDS encoding YggT family protein, translating to MSNPNHEQNAHESTTVDKYIGSPSTLEREQEQQKLKREKRRLAQVRFDLIFDKIISSIYIIVVTIELLLGFRFILQLAEANPDNTFANVIKGISEPFAAPFSNLFNNGSENSLFDGGLLVGMLVYWLLGMMIIWILGLLKN from the coding sequence ATGAGTAATCCTAATCATGAACAGAACGCCCATGAATCAACTACAGTAGATAAATATATAGGCTCTCCTTCAACCCTTGAGCGAGAACAAGAACAACAGAAATTAAAACGAGAAAAACGACGCTTGGCACAGGTACGCTTTGATCTGATTTTTGATAAAATTATTAGTAGTATTTACATTATTGTAGTCACTATAGAACTGTTGTTAGGATTTCGTTTTATTTTGCAACTAGCAGAAGCGAATCCAGATAATACCTTTGCTAATGTAATCAAGGGAATCTCTGAACCTTTTGCTGCTCCGTTTTCTAATTTGTTTAACAACGGAAGTGAGAATAGTTTATTTGATGGAGGGTTATTAGTAGGAATGCTCGTTTATTGGTTGTTGGGAATGATGATTATTTGGATATTGGGACTCTTAAAAAATTAA
- a CDS encoding oligosaccharide flippase family protein: protein MSSLKQKAIKGTIWTLVGYGCGNVLRLANNLILTRLLEPELFGLMALANSFLTGINLFSDIGIKPSIIQNERGDDPDFLNTAWTLQVIRSWFIWLVCLVASVPLSKFYNEPVIGWLLPLIGFSVIINGFSSTNIATLNRRLMVAKLTLFNLVVKSISLVVMVIWALFNPTIWALVVGNFCSSVFGMIRSYLILPGKFNRFAWDKSAVKELFSFGRWVFISTIMVFLATQADRLILGKLVSKEMLGVYSVAFIFSQIPKNLLSSVNQQVIFPIISSQKDLPRKQLRAKIEKKRWLILFGLMAIIILLGSFGDIIILNLYDQRYYDAAWMLPILAVGMWPFVLNQTNSPALIAIGKPFYLAIGNFSKFMFMVILLPPAFQSMGLLGAIIVVAFNDLPVYVGMNYGLWREKLASNLQDFICTIILIVLLALVLAGRYYLGFGFPLERIINI, encoded by the coding sequence ATGTCATCTCTAAAACAGAAAGCCATTAAGGGAACAATTTGGACATTAGTCGGTTATGGATGTGGCAACGTTCTACGACTTGCTAATAATTTAATTCTAACTCGTCTGTTAGAGCCTGAACTATTCGGGCTGATGGCTTTAGCCAATTCTTTTCTCACGGGGATTAATTTATTTTCTGATATTGGGATTAAGCCGAGTATTATTCAAAATGAGCGTGGAGATGACCCAGACTTTCTTAATACAGCTTGGACATTACAAGTTATCCGTAGTTGGTTCATTTGGTTAGTTTGTCTGGTCGCCAGTGTACCCCTTTCAAAATTTTACAATGAACCAGTCATCGGATGGCTATTGCCTCTCATTGGGTTTAGCGTCATTATTAATGGATTTAGTTCTACTAATATAGCAACTCTCAATCGCCGTTTAATGGTCGCTAAATTAACTCTATTTAATTTGGTAGTCAAGTCAATTAGCCTAGTGGTTATGGTGATTTGGGCTTTATTTAATCCAACGATTTGGGCTTTGGTGGTTGGAAATTTTTGTTCATCAGTATTTGGGATGATCCGGAGTTACTTGATCCTTCCAGGAAAGTTTAATCGTTTTGCTTGGGATAAATCAGCAGTAAAAGAACTTTTTTCTTTTGGGAGGTGGGTATTTATTTCGACGATAATGGTATTTTTAGCGACACAAGCTGACAGATTGATTTTAGGAAAATTAGTATCTAAAGAAATGTTAGGGGTTTATTCGGTTGCTTTCATTTTTTCTCAGATCCCTAAAAATTTGCTAAGTTCAGTTAATCAACAAGTTATCTTTCCAATTATATCATCCCAAAAAGATTTACCCCGTAAACAACTTCGAGCTAAAATTGAAAAAAAACGTTGGCTTATTCTGTTTGGACTGATGGCCATCATCATTCTTTTAGGAAGTTTTGGAGATATAATCATCTTAAATTTATATGATCAACGATATTATGATGCTGCTTGGATGTTACCTATTCTAGCGGTAGGAATGTGGCCTTTTGTCTTAAACCAGACGAATAGTCCAGCTTTAATTGCCATTGGAAAACCATTCTATCTAGCTATAGGCAATTTTTCCAAATTTATGTTTATGGTGATTCTCTTACCCCCTGCTTTTCAATCTATGGGACTTCTTGGAGCAATTATAGTCGTAGCTTTCAACGATTTACCCGTTTATGTAGGGATGAATTATGGTCTGTGGCGGGAAAAACTCGCATCCAATTTACAAGATTTTATCTGCACGATCATATTAATAGTATTGTTAGCTTTAGTTTTAGCGGGTCGGTATTATTTGGGCTTTGGTTTTCCTCTTGAGAGAATTATCAATATATAA
- a CDS encoding TIGR04376 family protein has translation MGLFEDVSHFLEERLDEFLKNNPHLELQALLEQLRQQEQDTIRLIKELEAEKHRSEQEILAVAQEIQTWHGRVNKAKSAGRLDLAEAAQEREAALLRQGNQLWGQMQGAKMRMAQSQELLHQIQQRKQEVQVKATQAQAQAQSNWDTKGWNQGTPYQTYNKASDPLEAEFKRWEIEDELEQMRKKL, from the coding sequence ATGGGTTTATTTGAAGATGTCAGCCACTTTCTTGAAGAACGACTTGATGAGTTTTTAAAAAATAATCCTCATCTGGAGTTACAGGCGCTTTTAGAACAACTCCGTCAACAGGAACAAGATACTATCCGATTAATTAAGGAATTAGAAGCGGAAAAACACCGCTCAGAGCAAGAAATTCTCGCTGTTGCTCAAGAAATTCAAACTTGGCATGGTAGAGTCAATAAAGCCAAATCTGCCGGCAGATTAGATTTAGCCGAAGCAGCACAAGAAAGAGAGGCAGCGTTACTTCGTCAAGGTAATCAGCTTTGGGGACAAATGCAAGGCGCTAAAATGCGTATGGCTCAATCTCAAGAGTTATTACATCAAATTCAACAGCGCAAACAAGAGGTACAAGTCAAAGCGACTCAAGCTCAAGCTCAAGCTCAGTCTAACTGGGATACAAAAGGCTGGAATCAAGGAACTCCCTATCAAACTTATAATAAGGCTAGTGATCCTCTAGAAGCAGAATTTAAGCGGTGGGAAATTGAGGACGAGTTAGAACAAATGCGAAAAAAACTCTAG
- the argF gene encoding ornithine carbamoyltransferase gives MSLKTLQGKDILSIADLSPSQILDLLQLATELKKGDKKPVCNKILGLLFYKASTRTRVSFTTAMYQLGGQVIDLNPSVTQVGRGEPISDTARVLDRYLDLLAIRTFKQEDLQTFADYADIPIINALSDLEHPCQILADLLTIQENFGTLSGITLSYLGDGNNVAHSLLLGGALMGMKIRIATPNHYKPNSDMIEKAKEFASSNGGDVLWTEDPIEATAQTQVLYTDVWASMGQEDSADSRIPVFQPYQLNEALLTHAHKEAIVLHCLPAHRGEEITQGVIEGKQSRVWDQAENRMHAQKALMVSVLGLE, from the coding sequence ATGAGTCTGAAAACTTTACAGGGAAAAGATATCTTAAGTATTGCCGATCTTAGTCCTTCACAAATTTTAGACCTGTTACAATTGGCTACGGAGTTAAAAAAGGGAGATAAAAAACCAGTCTGTAACAAAATTTTAGGCTTACTTTTTTATAAAGCCTCCACCCGTACCCGAGTCTCTTTTACAACGGCTATGTATCAATTAGGGGGTCAAGTGATTGATCTTAATCCCAGTGTAACTCAAGTCGGTCGCGGAGAGCCGATTTCTGACACAGCTAGGGTGTTAGATCGCTATTTAGATCTGTTAGCCATACGTACCTTTAAGCAGGAAGATTTGCAAACCTTCGCTGATTATGCGGATATTCCTATTATTAATGCTTTAAGTGACTTAGAACATCCCTGTCAAATTTTAGCAGATTTGCTTACCATTCAAGAGAATTTTGGGACATTGTCCGGTATCACTCTATCTTATCTCGGAGATGGGAATAATGTCGCTCATTCCCTGTTATTGGGAGGAGCATTGATGGGGATGAAAATCCGTATAGCTACCCCAAATCATTACAAACCTAATAGCGATATGATCGAGAAGGCTAAGGAGTTTGCCTCTAGTAACGGAGGAGATGTTCTCTGGACTGAAGATCCTATCGAAGCAACGGCTCAAACTCAAGTTTTATATACTGATGTGTGGGCTTCTATGGGACAAGAAGACTCGGCTGATTCAAGAATACCTGTGTTTCAGCCTTATCAGTTAAATGAAGCCTTATTAACCCATGCCCATAAGGAGGCGATCGTTTTACACTGTTTACCGGCTCACCGAGGAGAAGAAATTACACAAGGAGTGATTGAAGGAAAACAATCTCGGGTTTGGGATCAAGCAGAAAACCGAATGCACGCTCAAAAAGCTTTAATGGTGAGTGTTTTGGGACTTGAATAA
- a CDS encoding sensor protein, whose amino-acid sequence MINITVAKKQLITILIDYLKIFGLIIDKSLVWLSHLPLKKNLGKLSIIYVLVIINFVMIIVYSSFSVFPSLFNLILNGILLGYLYKVEQNDRFQANKYQQNLEEVFETIHNGPLQTIAILLRKSQDNNLIKEELITKLSSLNSELRELYKFLKLENSQNKTTLYLENRKRVNLNHPLHEILYEVYNQTIAREFYCFQTLKIKICTFDPIDAPLTIEQKRQLCRFLEEALCNVGKYAIGVTRLKVIYTKIDGEYSLSIADNGQGITSKKQGIGTQQAKNIARQLKGKFQRVPLWPKGVLCELTWPVDKL is encoded by the coding sequence ATGATTAACATAACCGTAGCTAAAAAACAATTAATAACAATTTTAATTGATTATTTAAAAATTTTTGGTCTAATCATTGACAAGAGCTTAGTCTGGTTAAGCCATTTACCTTTAAAAAAAAATTTAGGGAAATTATCAATAATTTATGTTTTAGTAATTATTAATTTTGTGATGATTATTGTTTACTCATCCTTTTCGGTTTTTCCTAGTTTGTTCAATTTAATTCTTAATGGTATCTTGTTAGGGTACTTATATAAAGTAGAGCAAAACGATAGATTTCAAGCAAATAAATATCAACAAAATCTTGAAGAAGTTTTTGAAACGATTCATAATGGCCCATTACAAACCATAGCAATCTTATTAAGAAAAAGTCAAGACAATAACTTAATTAAGGAAGAATTAATAACCAAATTATCCTCCTTGAATTCTGAATTACGAGAACTTTATAAATTTCTAAAATTAGAAAATAGTCAAAATAAAACAACCCTTTATTTAGAGAATAGAAAGCGAGTCAATTTAAACCATCCTCTTCATGAAATTCTTTACGAAGTTTATAATCAAACAATAGCTAGGGAGTTTTATTGTTTTCAAACACTTAAAATAAAAATTTGCACTTTTGATCCGATTGATGCGCCTTTAACTATTGAACAGAAACGACAATTATGTAGATTTTTAGAAGAAGCATTATGTAATGTAGGCAAATATGCTATTGGGGTGACTCGCCTCAAAGTAATTTATACTAAAATAGATGGAGAGTATAGTCTTAGCATTGCCGATAATGGACAGGGAATTACTTCTAAAAAACAAGGAATAGGCACACAGCAAGCTAAAAATATTGCTCGACAATTAAAGGGAAAATTTCAGAGAGTGCCCCTTTGGCCTAAAGGTGTACTCTGTGAATTAACCTGGCCTGTAGATAAATTGTGA